From a single Pseudobutyrivibrio xylanivorans genomic region:
- a CDS encoding QueT transporter family protein produces the protein MMKTNVLRICQGAMIAALYVVLTWLANALGLANGAIQVRFSEALCILPIFTPAAIPGLFVGCLLSNIINGCVIWDIVFGSIATLIGAVGTYLLRRTKFIFTLPPVIANAVIVPFVLRYAYGVGDAHWFLVVTVAIGEVISVCILGMILKAALWKQKQAIFKEVEA, from the coding sequence ATAATGAAAACAAATGTATTAAGAATCTGTCAGGGAGCAATGATAGCTGCCCTGTACGTAGTGCTCACCTGGTTGGCAAATGCACTTGGACTTGCAAATGGAGCAATTCAAGTAAGATTTTCGGAGGCTCTTTGCATACTACCGATTTTTACACCTGCAGCAATTCCTGGTCTTTTTGTAGGATGTTTACTTTCTAACATAATAAATGGATGTGTCATCTGGGATATTGTATTTGGCAGTATCGCAACTCTTATTGGTGCTGTAGGTACATATTTACTCAGACGTACAAAGTTCATCTTCACATTACCACCAGTAATCGCAAATGCTGTGATTGTACCGTTTGTATTGAGATATGCATATGGTGTTGGCGATGCTCACTGGTTCCTTGTTGTGACAGTAGCAATTGGTGAAGTAATTAGCGTTTGCATTCTTGGAATGATTCTTAAAGCTGCATTATGGAAGCAGAAGCAAGCTATTTTCAAAGAAGTGGAAGCTTAA
- a CDS encoding SDR family NAD(P)-dependent oxidoreductase yields MKILITGASRGIGLACAKKYVEMGHDVIGFDITESEFKSPSYTHMLVDITGTLPDIDDVEVLINNVGIQEGPNVISTNLTATISVTEKYAFQDKIHSVLFMASSSASNGAEFPEYAASKGGVVTYMKNSALRLAKFKATSNSISAGGVYTPLNFHITENPTLMEQCLNETLLHRWASAEEIAELSYFLTNVNLSMTGQDLLIDNGEQLKSNFIW; encoded by the coding sequence ATGAAGATTTTAATTACTGGTGCGAGCCGTGGAATCGGTCTCGCTTGCGCAAAAAAATACGTCGAAATGGGACATGACGTCATAGGCTTCGATATTACAGAGAGTGAGTTCAAATCACCCTCTTATACCCATATGTTGGTGGACATTACAGGTACTCTACCAGATATCGATGATGTTGAAGTATTAATCAACAACGTCGGCATTCAGGAAGGCCCTAATGTTATCTCGACAAATCTCACTGCTACTATTTCCGTCACTGAAAAATATGCCTTCCAAGATAAAATCCATTCTGTCTTGTTTATGGCATCTTCCAGTGCCTCTAATGGTGCAGAGTTCCCTGAATATGCCGCAAGTAAAGGCGGTGTCGTTACCTATATGAAAAACTCTGCACTTCGTCTTGCCAAGTTCAAAGCGACTTCAAACAGCATTTCAGCTGGTGGAGTCTACACTCCACTAAACTTTCATATTACTGAAAATCCCACTTTAATGGAACAATGTCTCAACGAGACACTTCTTCACCGTTGGGCCTCTGCAGAAGAGATTGCTGAGCTGTCATACTTCCTAACAAATGTAAATCTAAGCATGACAGGCCAGGATTTACTCATTGACAACGGGGAACAACTGAAGTCGAATTTCATCTGGTAG